From a region of the Janthinobacterium sp. 61 genome:
- a CDS encoding MFS transporter yields the protein MTLHSSRPSLKTVLIASGVVLTLAMGVRHGLGFWMQPISQANGWTRETYSLALAMQNLMWGVFGPFAGMAADRFGTMRVVIVGAISYMAGLVWMALVTQPTLFIAGSGVFIGLALACTAFGAISGIIGRSAPPEQRSWAFGISSAAGSFGQFLMMPVEQQLISAVGWQNAFYVLAALVLLAMIPMAFYLREPPVSHASGPQQSIGAAFSEAIASRSFWLLLAGYFVCGFQLVFIGVHLPAYLKDQGLMNPNIAVTALALIGLFNIVGSYYAGKLGGKIAKRYLLSAIYVTRAVVITLFLLAPLSAWSVYLFAAGMGVLWLSTVPLTNGIIAGIFGVKHLSMLAGMVFFSHQVGSFLGAWLGGYLYERQGSYNVVWMITIGLGLLAALINLPIDERAVKRVAVAA from the coding sequence ATGACATTGCACTCTTCCCGTCCCAGCCTGAAAACCGTTCTGATCGCCAGCGGCGTCGTCCTGACCCTGGCGATGGGCGTGCGCCATGGCCTGGGCTTCTGGATGCAGCCGATCTCGCAAGCCAATGGCTGGACGCGCGAAACGTATTCGTTGGCGCTGGCCATGCAAAACCTGATGTGGGGCGTCTTTGGCCCGTTCGCCGGCATGGCGGCCGACCGCTTCGGCACCATGCGCGTCGTCATCGTCGGCGCCATCAGCTACATGGCGGGCCTGGTGTGGATGGCGCTCGTGACGCAGCCCACGCTGTTCATCGCCGGTTCCGGCGTCTTCATCGGCCTGGCGCTGGCCTGCACGGCCTTTGGCGCCATCAGCGGCATCATTGGCCGCAGCGCGCCGCCCGAGCAGCGCTCGTGGGCCTTCGGCATCTCCTCGGCGGCCGGCTCGTTCGGCCAGTTCCTCATGATGCCGGTCGAGCAGCAGCTCATCTCCGCCGTGGGCTGGCAAAACGCCTTTTATGTGCTGGCTGCGCTGGTGCTGCTGGCCATGATCCCGATGGCCTTCTACCTGCGCGAGCCGCCCGTGTCGCACGCCAGCGGTCCGCAGCAAAGCATAGGCGCGGCCTTCAGCGAAGCCATCGCCAGCCGCTCGTTCTGGCTGCTGCTGGCAGGGTATTTTGTCTGCGGTTTCCAGCTGGTCTTCATAGGCGTGCATTTGCCGGCCTACCTGAAGGACCAGGGACTGATGAATCCGAACATCGCCGTCACGGCGCTGGCACTGATCGGCCTGTTCAACATCGTTGGCTCCTATTACGCGGGCAAACTCGGTGGAAAAATCGCCAAGCGCTATCTGCTGTCGGCCATCTACGTGACGCGCGCCGTGGTCATCACGCTATTCCTGCTGGCGCCCCTGTCGGCGTGGTCGGTGTACCTGTTTGCCGCCGGCATGGGCGTGCTGTGGCTGTCGACCGTGCCGCTGACGAACGGTATCATCGCCGGCATCTTCGGCGTGAAGCACCTGTCGATGCTGGCCGGGATGGTGTTCTTTTCGCACCAAGTGGGCAGTTTCCTGGGCGCGTGGCTGGGCGGCTATCTGTACGAGCGGCAGGGCAGTTACAACGTCGTGTGGATGATCACCATCGGCCTGGGCTTGCTGGCCGCGCTGATCAACTTGCCCATCGACGAGCGCGCCGTCAAGCGCGTGGCGGTGGCCGCGTAA
- a CDS encoding Gfo/Idh/MocA family protein, with the protein MENTVRWGILGTGKIARAMANGLRDAPGAQLVAVASRSAAGAQTFGAEFGIERCHGSYQALAEDPDVDVIYIATPHTLHAENALMCLAAGKHVVCEKPFTMNAREAQAVVDLAREKKLFLMEAMWSRFLPAVQEAQRIIASGEIGVLQQVQADIGFVANFPPEHRMFNRELGGGALLDVGIYPLSMAAFFLGPVSQVQALAEMGATGVDEQVVFSLLHAGGGTSSCACSLRAQTPTEMTIAGSMGRIRLPSRFYKPDHLIVESMDGERRVVAAPHLGNGYAHEAIEAMRCIRAGMLESPVMPHADSVALMHNLDTMRGQIGLVYRADQA; encoded by the coding sequence ATGGAAAACACCGTCCGTTGGGGCATACTCGGCACCGGCAAGATCGCCCGCGCAATGGCCAATGGCTTGCGCGACGCGCCCGGCGCGCAGCTGGTGGCGGTCGCCTCGCGCAGCGCCGCAGGCGCGCAGACCTTCGGCGCCGAATTCGGCATCGAGCGTTGCCATGGATCCTACCAGGCGCTGGCTGAAGACCCCGATGTGGACGTGATCTACATTGCCACGCCGCACACCTTGCATGCGGAAAATGCTTTGATGTGCCTGGCTGCCGGCAAGCATGTCGTCTGCGAAAAACCGTTCACCATGAACGCGCGCGAAGCGCAGGCTGTAGTCGACCTGGCGCGTGAGAAAAAACTGTTCCTGATGGAAGCCATGTGGAGCCGCTTCCTGCCCGCTGTGCAGGAAGCGCAGCGCATCATCGCCAGCGGTGAAATCGGCGTGCTGCAGCAAGTGCAGGCCGATATCGGCTTTGTCGCCAATTTCCCGCCCGAGCACCGCATGTTCAATCGGGAACTGGGGGGCGGCGCGCTGCTCGACGTGGGCATCTATCCGCTGTCAATGGCGGCGTTTTTCCTCGGCCCGGTATCGCAGGTGCAGGCGCTCGCTGAAATGGGCGCCACCGGCGTCGATGAACAGGTGGTGTTTTCGCTGCTGCACGCAGGCGGCGGCACCTCGTCCTGCGCCTGCAGCCTGCGCGCGCAGACGCCGACGGAAATGACCATTGCCGGGAGTATGGGACGGATTCGCCTGCCCAGCCGTTTTTACAAACCCGACCACCTGATCGTCGAATCAATGGATGGCGAACGCCGCGTCGTCGCCGCGCCACATCTGGGCAATGGCTATGCGCACGAGGCGATCGAAGCGATGCGCTGCATCCGCGCCGGCATGCTGGAAAGCCCCGTCATGCCGCACGCCGACAGCGTGGCGCTGATGCACAACCTTGACACCATGCGCGGCCAGATCGGCCTCGTGTACCGTGCCGACCAGGCCTAG
- a CDS encoding DUF3025 domain-containing protein yields the protein MLPSIDWTRPWFATVLPARRQLDLQRDTVVQALNRRARALDLRNPSGLPLAFVPQADLPEGVAYEEFIGATGGVPTRDNLHDFFNALVWLTFPCIKRQLNALQAAQIALSGVGKSRGPARDGATIFDENSALLVLRDSDAGRALEAALRGHDWRSAFIAQRDKFGAGGDAEVWLFGHALMEKLVAPRKAITAHTRVIFASDAYFTLDDAARRTWLDERVAQDLASDGLTTADFTPLPVLGLPGWCEDQDDDFYNDTAVFRPKRKTAGAERDQ from the coding sequence ATGCTGCCATCGATAGACTGGACCCGTCCCTGGTTTGCCACGGTGCTGCCGGCGCGACGGCAGCTGGACCTGCAGCGCGACACGGTGGTCCAGGCGCTCAACCGGCGGGCGCGGGCGCTGGACCTGCGCAATCCGTCCGGCCTGCCGCTGGCCTTCGTGCCGCAAGCGGACTTGCCCGAAGGCGTGGCGTACGAGGAGTTCATCGGCGCGACGGGCGGCGTGCCCACGCGCGACAATCTGCACGATTTTTTCAACGCGCTCGTGTGGCTCACCTTCCCCTGCATCAAGCGGCAGCTGAACGCGCTGCAGGCGGCGCAGATCGCCCTGTCCGGCGTCGGCAAATCGCGCGGGCCGGCACGCGACGGCGCCACGATCTTTGACGAAAATTCCGCCTTGCTGGTGCTGCGCGACAGCGATGCTGGACGCGCGCTGGAAGCAGCCTTGCGCGGACACGACTGGCGCAGCGCTTTTATCGCGCAGCGCGACAAGTTTGGCGCCGGTGGCGACGCCGAAGTCTGGCTGTTTGGCCACGCGCTGATGGAAAAACTGGTGGCGCCGCGCAAGGCCATCACGGCGCACACGCGCGTGATCTTTGCCAGCGACGCCTACTTCACACTCGATGATGCGGCACGGCGCACCTGGCTCGACGAACGGGTGGCGCAAGACCTGGCCAGTGATGGCTTGACGACAGCCGACTTCACGCCGCTGCCCGTGCTTGGCTTGCCCGGCTGGTGCGAGGACCAGGATGACGATTTTTACAATGACACGGCGGTGTTCCGCCCGAAGCGCAAGACAGCTGGCGCAGAAAGAGATCAATAG
- the pyrC gene encoding dihydroorotase: MSTLDHTPASITITRPDDWHLHLRDGAVMASVLPHSARQFGRAIVMPNLKPPVTTTADASAYRERILAAVPEGVNFDPLMVLYLTNNTSPDEIRRAQDSGIVQAVKLYPAGATTNSDLGVTDLKNCYKVLEVMQEVGMPFLVHGEVTDPEIDIFDREAVFIERVMRPLRSAFPALSVVFEHITTKDAAQYVAEAEGPIAATITAHHLLYNRNEIFKGGIRPHYYCLPILKREEHRLALMTAAASGDERFFLGTDSAPHAQGAKEMACGCAGCYTALHAMEMYAEAFERAGALDKLEAFASFHGPAFYGVPRNTDTITLKRESWTLPASLPLGDSHVIPLNAGEQINWKMV, from the coding sequence ATGTCCACACTCGATCACACCCCCGCATCCATTACCATTACCCGTCCTGACGACTGGCATTTGCACCTGCGCGACGGCGCCGTCATGGCCAGTGTGCTGCCGCACAGCGCGCGCCAGTTCGGCCGCGCCATCGTCATGCCGAACCTGAAACCGCCCGTCACCACCACGGCGGACGCTAGCGCCTACCGCGAGCGCATCCTGGCTGCCGTGCCCGAAGGCGTGAACTTCGATCCGCTGATGGTGCTGTACCTGACGAACAACACCTCGCCCGACGAAATCCGCCGCGCGCAGGACAGCGGCATCGTGCAGGCCGTCAAATTGTATCCGGCCGGCGCCACGACGAATTCCGACCTGGGCGTGACTGATTTGAAGAACTGCTACAAGGTGCTCGAAGTGATGCAGGAAGTGGGCATGCCCTTCCTCGTGCATGGCGAAGTGACAGATCCGGAGATCGACATTTTCGACCGTGAAGCCGTCTTCATCGAACGCGTGATGCGCCCGCTGCGCAGCGCCTTCCCGGCCCTGTCCGTGGTGTTTGAGCACATCACGACCAAGGATGCGGCGCAGTACGTGGCCGAAGCGGAAGGCCCGATCGCCGCCACCATTACGGCGCATCATTTGCTGTACAACCGCAACGAGATTTTCAAGGGCGGCATCCGCCCCCATTACTACTGCCTGCCCATCCTCAAGCGCGAAGAGCACCGTTTGGCGCTGATGACGGCCGCCGCCAGCGGCGACGAGCGCTTCTTCCTCGGTACCGATTCGGCGCCGCACGCGCAAGGCGCCAAGGAAATGGCCTGCGGCTGCGCCGGTTGCTACACGGCCCTGCACGCGATGGAAATGTACGCCGAAGCGTTCGAACGCGCCGGCGCGCTCGACAAGCTCGAAGCGTTTGCCAGCTTCCATGGTCCGGCCTTCTACGGCGTGCCGCGCAACACGGACACCATCACCTTGAAGCGCGAAAGCTGGACCTTGCCAGCCTCGCTGCCACTGGGTGACAGCCATGTCATTCCGCTCAACGCGGGCGAGCAGATCAACTGGAAAATGGTCTAA
- a CDS encoding amidohydrolase family protein, with amino-acid sequence MKQLAGAMLALGMLVHAHAADRIAVDIALRDATLIDVAAGHTVKGKTVLLKGDSIVAVINDAQLRNYAPKQTIRLPGKYLMPGLWDTHVHFGGGPELIDENKQLLPLYLAHGITTVRDCSGDLPDTVLAWRQQINAGQLQGPTIFTSGAKLEGIKPLWKGTIEVGTPQEVTRALDGLQAQQVDFVKITENTLKPELYLEALRQARERGMRTSGHIPVQLTLEQMADAGLGTIEHQSYLLRATTPREQELTDKVATGAMTGKDAMRESLQSYDEPTARKAFSYLAARGTAIVPTLWGSRVTAYLDREDHTHDPALQYIGKGLRATYDWRVQRAAKDGPDAIVQRHAQFEQSAKLLPILQQQGVSIIAGTDAGFLNSFDYPGQALHDEIGLYVQYGLTPQQALQSAVINGPRFLGKLGRYGSVAAGKAADLLVLDANPLQDIGATRQIRLVVSRGHVYDRAALDRMLAEIRAWVAKQELAPAAS; translated from the coding sequence ATGAAACAATTAGCCGGCGCGATGCTGGCGCTGGGCATGCTGGTCCATGCCCACGCGGCTGACAGGATCGCCGTCGACATCGCCCTGCGCGACGCTACCCTGATCGACGTTGCCGCCGGCCACACCGTCAAGGGCAAGACCGTGCTGCTCAAGGGCGACAGTATCGTCGCCGTCATCAATGACGCGCAGTTGCGCAACTACGCGCCGAAGCAGACCATCCGCCTGCCCGGCAAATACCTGATGCCGGGGCTGTGGGACACGCATGTGCATTTTGGCGGCGGCCCAGAGCTGATTGACGAGAACAAGCAGTTGCTGCCTTTGTACCTGGCGCATGGCATCACCACGGTGCGCGACTGCTCGGGCGACTTGCCCGACACGGTACTGGCCTGGCGCCAGCAAATCAACGCGGGCCAGCTGCAAGGCCCGACGATCTTTACTTCCGGCGCGAAGCTCGAGGGCATCAAGCCGCTGTGGAAGGGCACCATCGAAGTAGGTACGCCGCAGGAAGTCACGCGCGCGCTCGACGGCCTGCAGGCGCAGCAAGTGGACTTTGTGAAGATCACGGAAAACACGCTGAAGCCGGAGCTGTACCTGGAAGCGCTGCGCCAGGCGCGCGAACGGGGCATGCGCACCTCGGGCCATATCCCTGTGCAGCTGACCCTGGAGCAGATGGCCGATGCGGGCCTGGGCACCATTGAGCATCAATCGTACTTGCTGCGCGCCACCACGCCGCGCGAACAGGAGCTGACGGACAAGGTGGCTACCGGCGCGATGACGGGCAAGGACGCCATGCGCGAGAGCTTGCAGAGCTACGACGAGCCGACGGCGCGCAAGGCCTTCAGCTACCTGGCCGCCCGCGGCACGGCCATCGTGCCGACCCTCTGGGGCTCGCGCGTGACGGCCTACCTGGACCGCGAAGACCACACGCACGATCCGGCCCTGCAATATATCGGCAAGGGCTTGCGCGCCACCTACGACTGGCGCGTGCAGCGCGCCGCCAAGGATGGCCCGGATGCGATCGTCCAGCGCCATGCGCAGTTCGAGCAGTCGGCAAAGCTGCTGCCCATTTTGCAGCAGCAGGGCGTGAGCATCATCGCCGGCACCGATGCGGGATTTTTGAATTCCTTCGACTATCCGGGCCAGGCCTTGCACGATGAAATCGGCCTGTACGTGCAGTACGGCCTGACACCGCAGCAAGCCTTGCAGTCGGCCGTCATCAACGGGCCCCGCTTCCTGGGCAAGCTGGGCCGCTACGGCAGCGTGGCGGCCGGCAAGGCGGCCGATTTGCTGGTGCTCGACGCCAACCCACTGCAGGACATTGGCGCCACGCGCCAGATCCGCCTGGTGGTTAGCCGTGGCCACGTGTATGACCGCGCCGCGCTGGACCGGATGCTCGCCGAAATCCGTGCCTGGGTGGCGAAACAAGAGCTTGCGCCTGCCGCGTCCTGA
- a CDS encoding amino acid ABC transporter ATP-binding protein, with product MIELNNVSKWYGQFQVLTDCTTEVAKGDVMVICGPSGSGKSTLIKTVNGLEPIQQGQIIVDGISVNDPKTNLSKLRARIGMVFQNFELFPHLSIRENLTIGQIKVLGRSADEANAKGLKYLDRVGLLSQQDKFPGQLSGGQQQRVAIARALSMDPIAMLFDEPTSALDPEMINEVLDVMVGLAQEGMTMMVVTHEMGFAKRVANRIVFMDQGKIIEDCSKDDFFNTTRSDRARDFLAKIIH from the coding sequence ATGATTGAACTCAATAACGTCAGCAAATGGTATGGCCAGTTCCAGGTACTGACCGACTGCACCACCGAGGTCGCCAAGGGCGACGTGATGGTCATTTGCGGCCCGTCCGGCTCTGGCAAGTCGACCCTGATCAAGACCGTCAACGGCCTCGAACCGATACAGCAGGGGCAGATTATCGTCGACGGCATCAGCGTCAACGACCCGAAGACGAATCTGTCAAAACTGCGCGCGCGCATCGGCATGGTGTTCCAGAATTTCGAGCTGTTTCCACACCTGTCCATCCGCGAAAACCTGACCATCGGACAGATCAAGGTGCTCGGTCGCAGTGCCGACGAAGCCAATGCCAAGGGCTTGAAATACCTGGACCGCGTGGGCCTGCTGTCGCAGCAGGATAAATTCCCGGGCCAGCTGTCTGGCGGCCAGCAGCAGCGCGTGGCCATCGCCCGGGCGCTGTCGATGGACCCGATCGCCATGCTGTTTGACGAGCCCACTTCGGCGCTCGACCCGGAAATGATCAACGAGGTGCTCGACGTGATGGTGGGCCTGGCGCAGGAAGGCATGACGATGATGGTCGTCACCCACGAAATGGGCTTTGCAAAGCGTGTGGCCAACCGCATCGTCTTCATGGACCAGGGCAAGATCATCGAGGATTGCAGCAAGGATGATTTCTTCAACACGACGCGATCGGACCGAGCGCGCGACTTCCTCGCCAAGATCATCCATTAA
- a CDS encoding amino acid ABC transporter permease — protein sequence MLGNFDFDVISRSWVYLFQTGMVFTLKLTALAMVGGIVLGTLLALMRLSSNRLISGVASSYVNLIRSIPLVLVIFWFYFLVPYIAAWVIGANEPVKVGAFSSALITFIMFEAAYYCEIMRSGIQSIPRGQVWAGQALGMNYRQTMGSIVLPQAFRNMIPVLLTQTIVLFQDVSLVYVLSIPDFVGAASKIAQRDGRLVEMYVFVAVVYFVLCYALSFLVKRLQKRVAIIR from the coding sequence ATGTTGGGCAACTTCGACTTCGATGTCATCTCCCGCTCGTGGGTTTACCTGTTCCAGACAGGTATGGTCTTCACCCTGAAACTGACGGCGCTGGCCATGGTGGGCGGCATCGTGCTGGGCACACTGCTGGCGCTGATGCGCCTGTCCAGCAACCGCCTCATCTCGGGCGTGGCATCAAGCTACGTCAACCTGATACGCTCGATCCCGCTGGTGCTGGTGATCTTCTGGTTCTACTTTCTGGTGCCGTACATCGCTGCCTGGGTCATCGGCGCGAACGAACCCGTGAAAGTGGGCGCGTTTTCTTCCGCATTGATCACCTTCATCATGTTCGAGGCGGCCTACTATTGCGAGATCATGCGCAGTGGCATACAGTCGATTCCACGTGGCCAGGTATGGGCTGGCCAGGCGCTGGGCATGAACTACCGGCAAACCATGGGCAGCATCGTGCTGCCGCAGGCCTTCCGCAACATGATCCCCGTGCTGCTGACGCAAACCATCGTGCTGTTCCAGGACGTGTCGCTTGTGTACGTGCTGTCGATTCCCGATTTCGTCGGTGCCGCCTCGAAAATCGCGCAGCGCGACGGCCGCCTGGTGGAAATGTATGTGTTTGTGGCCGTCGTGTATTTCGTGCTGTGCTATGCCTTGTCGTTCCTGGTAAAACGCCTGCAGAAACGCGTCGCCATCATTCGCTAA
- a CDS encoding amino acid ABC transporter permease, translating into MNYNWNWRIFWEMSPDGVGTYMDTLWSGLVWTLATAGAAWIMALILGLVIGTVRTLPNKWLVGAANAYVELFRNVPLLVQMFLWYFVMPELLPPDLGAWVKSLPNAPFVTAVLCLGFFTSSRVAVQVTTGIEALPRGQKLAGTALGLTLPQTYRFILLPMAARVIMPPLTSEFLNIIKNSSVALTIGLIELTASARAIQEFSFQVFEAFSAATIIYVVVNLLVVVLMHLIEKKVAIPGFIVAGAKTGGH; encoded by the coding sequence ATGAATTACAACTGGAATTGGCGCATCTTCTGGGAGATGTCCCCCGATGGCGTGGGCACGTATATGGATACCCTGTGGTCCGGCCTGGTGTGGACCCTGGCCACGGCCGGCGCGGCCTGGATCATGGCCCTGATCCTGGGCCTGGTGATCGGCACCGTCCGCACCCTGCCGAACAAATGGCTGGTGGGCGCGGCCAATGCATACGTTGAATTGTTCCGCAACGTGCCGCTGCTGGTGCAGATGTTCCTGTGGTATTTCGTCATGCCGGAACTGCTGCCGCCGGACCTGGGCGCCTGGGTCAAGTCGCTGCCGAATGCACCATTCGTCACGGCAGTTTTGTGCCTGGGATTCTTCACCTCCTCCCGCGTGGCCGTGCAGGTGACGACGGGTATCGAGGCGCTGCCGCGCGGGCAGAAACTGGCTGGCACCGCGCTGGGCCTGACCCTGCCGCAAACCTACCGTTTCATCTTGCTGCCGATGGCCGCGCGCGTCATCATGCCGCCGCTGACCAGTGAATTTCTGAACATCATCAAGAACAGTTCCGTGGCGCTGACCATTGGCCTGATCGAACTGACGGCCAGCGCGCGCGCCATCCAGGAGTTTTCCTTCCAGGTGTTCGAGGCGTTTTCGGCCGCCACCATCATCTACGTCGTCGTCAATTTGCTGGTGGTGGTGCTGATGCACCTGATCGAAAAAAAGGTCGCCATCCCGGGCTTCATCGTCGCCGGCGCCAAGACGGGAGGACACTGA
- a CDS encoding amino acid ABC transporter substrate-binding protein → MKLTKIIATLLSVGVISSMSPVQAQELTGTLAKIKKAGSVTLGVRDGSVPFSYLDDKQQYQGYSIDLCMKVVTALQKHLGMSELKVVMSPVTSANRIPLMANGTIDLECGSTTNNLERQQQVAFAPTMFVIGNRVLSKKTSNIKTLEDLRGKTLVATAGTSTIKQMTILNKEKNLGMTIAVGKDHPESFLMLETGRAVAEANDDILLASQVANSKNPNDYEITKEALSVEPYGIMLRKGDPAFKKVVDEALIRLYKSDDINRIYAKWFTSPIPPKNINLKFPMPPQLKAVFMNPTDSGDPAAYAAVPEAQKTSDKRKK, encoded by the coding sequence ATGAAATTGACCAAAATCATCGCCACGCTGCTTAGCGTCGGTGTCATCAGCAGCATGTCGCCAGTCCAGGCCCAGGAATTGACCGGCACCTTGGCCAAGATCAAGAAAGCCGGTTCCGTCACCCTCGGTGTGCGCGACGGCTCCGTTCCCTTCTCCTATCTCGATGACAAGCAGCAATACCAAGGCTATTCGATCGACCTGTGCATGAAAGTCGTCACGGCCCTGCAAAAGCACCTGGGCATGAGCGAACTGAAAGTGGTGATGAGCCCCGTCACGTCGGCCAACCGCATTCCGCTGATGGCCAACGGCACCATCGACCTCGAATGTGGCTCGACGACGAACAACCTGGAGCGCCAGCAACAGGTGGCATTCGCGCCCACCATGTTTGTCATCGGAAACCGCGTGCTGTCGAAGAAAACGTCGAACATCAAGACCCTGGAAGACTTGCGCGGCAAGACTCTCGTCGCCACGGCCGGCACGTCGACCATCAAGCAGATGACGATTTTGAACAAGGAAAAGAACCTGGGCATGACCATCGCCGTCGGCAAGGATCATCCTGAATCGTTCCTGATGCTGGAAACGGGACGCGCGGTGGCTGAAGCCAACGACGACATCCTGCTGGCGTCGCAAGTGGCCAACTCGAAGAACCCGAACGACTACGAAATCACCAAAGAAGCGCTGTCGGTCGAACCGTACGGCATCATGCTGCGCAAGGGCGATCCTGCCTTCAAGAAAGTGGTCGACGAAGCGCTGATTCGCCTGTACAAGAGCGATGACATCAACCGCATTTATGCGAAATGGTTTACCTCGCCGATCCCGCCGAAAAACATCAACCTGAAATTCCCCATGCCGCCGCAATTGAAGGCCGTGTTCATGAATCCTACCGACTCCGGTGACCCGGCTGCGTATGCGGCCGTGCCCGAAGCACAGAAGACCTCGGACAAACGGAAAAAGTAA